In the genome of Montipora foliosa isolate CH-2021 chromosome 3, ASM3666993v2, whole genome shotgun sequence, one region contains:
- the LOC137995595 gene encoding uncharacterized protein, producing the protein MEKETDYKIPFLDVLINNDTHFPVISVYLSKTFSGLLTNYFSFTSRSYKLGLIRTLVDRAYKINNTWLGFHEDITKLTKIIQKNFFPVHLVENIINRHLTRTRHGCNPPASVSDTIRTFYFKLPYIVIANDATTTKDVDNRIARASSSFGRLQKRVWQNHSLRLSTKIQVYRAAFLTTLLYGAETWVLYRKQVKLLERFHQRCLRSIMGIKWQDYITNEEVLKRADTTSVEAMLMLRQLRWAGHVTRMDYIPHLFTGLPVWQSQSDSGWNLFVLFIFFLCP; encoded by the coding sequence ATGGAAAAGGAAACAGATTATAAGATACCTTTCTTAGATGTTTTGATCAACAATGACACTCATTTTCCTGTCATTAGTGTTTACCTTAGTAAAACCTTTTCTGGCCTTTTGactaattactttagttttacaTCGCGTTCTTACAAACTGGGTCTCATTCGCACGCTTGTTGACAGAGCCTACAAAATCAACAACACTTGGTTGGGTTTTCACGAGGACATCACGAAGCTTACCAAAATCATTCagaagaatttttttccagtCCATCTAGTTGAAAATATTATTAATCGCCACCTCACACGTACTCGCCATGGCTGTAATCCCCCGGCTTCCGTCTCTGACACTATACGTaccttttactttaaattaccTTATATTGTCATCGCCAACGACGCAACAACAACCAAAGACGTTGATAACCGCATCGCAAGAGCCAGCAGCTCCTTTGGTCGGCTACAGAAGCGCGTGTGGCAGAACCACTCCCTGCGCTTGTCAACCAAGATCCAGGTCTACAGGGCTGCATTCCTCACCACCCTTCTCTACGGGGCAGAAACCTGGGTCCTCTACAGAAAGCAAGTCAAACTGTTGGAACGCTTCCACCAGAGGTGCCTGAGATCCATCATGGGCATCAAGTGGCAGGACTACATCACCAACGAAGAGGTCCTGAAGAGAGCAGACACCACCAGCGTTGAAGCCATGCTGATGCTCAGACAGCTCCGCTGGGCGGGACACGTCACGCGCATGGACTATATACCACacctttttactgggttgccagtatggcaatcccagtcggataGTGGGtggaatttgtttgttttatttatattttttctgtgtccgtaa